Below is a genomic region from Phragmites australis chromosome 20, lpPhrAust1.1, whole genome shotgun sequence.
ATCTTGGTGAGGGAGATGTCGCGGAACGCGAACGCCGACAGCACCTTGAAGAGGATGGAGGTGCCCTCCCTGTTGTGCGCGAACACGATGCTGGTCTTGAAGGGCCGGTCGGTGCGCGGGATGATGGGCTCCCGGGCGAGCATCACGAAGCGGGTGACATTGCCAGCGTCGTCCTGGATGCCGTCGGCGAGCACCTGGAGACCGTACAGTTCGGCTACTCGCTGGGAGGCGATGGCGGCGGTGTCGCGGAGCGCGGCCGCGGCGACGTGCTCGgcggcgcccgcggcgtcgTCAAAGGCCTCGCGCGCCACGTTGAGGCCCATGGCGTTGAGCGTGAGCTCGCACTGCGCGAGCGCCTGCGGGTGGGAGATGACGCGGGTGAGCAGCTCCTTGCGCACCCCCGGGAGCGCGAGGAGGCAGTGGTGGACGGGGAGCTGGACCTCGCCGACGATGTGGAGGCGGTGGCGCAGGAGGAGGTCGTAGTTGCGGTGGATGCTGCCGCCGAGGGAGTTCTCCACGGGGAGCACGGCGCGGTCGGCGATCCAGAGCTCGACAGCCTGGAAGGCGACCTCGAACTGGTCGCAGGGGATGGCGTCGCAGCCCGGGTAGGCCTTGGCGGCGGCCGCCTCGCTGTAGGCGCCGGGGACGCCCTGGTACGCCACCCGAAGCTGGCTCCCGTGCATCGGCGCGGGGGAGAGGTCGCTGATGCTGAGCGGGCGCGGCAGGTTCGACACGGGAGCCAGATCCAGCTCCGCCGGCAGCGGCGACTTCTCCGCCTCCAAGGGCGGCAAAGGCGGGGGCTTGTGCCCGTTCACCCGCGGCGCCGGCTGGCTCTTCCTGCTGCTTACATCAGAGGCACTGGTGGTGTTGCTGGCGAGGATGGCGCAGGTGGTCTGCCAGTCGGCGCGCCCGAAGGGGCTCGCGCACGGCGGGCGGGCCGGCTGCAGCCGCGCGGATCTGCAACCCGCGGCGGTGGGGCGGATCTGCTGGTGGCGCGGCGTGACGAAGAAGGCGTCTAGCACGGCGGGTGTCGGTGCCGCGGCGGCCTCCATGGGATGGACTGATTGCTTTGGGTTAGGTGGAGGTGGTAgttggcggcagcggcggcggcagcttgGGAAGAAAGAGCGAGCCTTTCTTCTTCCAAGCTACTCAGAAGAGAAGAGAGCGCGGACGGGGGCGTGTGTGGCCGTGGTTGTCTTCGCCCTCCCTTTCTTTCCCTGCGACGGCGGGTGAAGTGATGGATGGGTGGGGAGGGGCACTCGTCGGTCAGCAGTGAGGCTGCCGCCGTGGAAACTGGAAGCCGAGCGCCGGAAGGAATGGATTCGCGTCGCGTGGGAGATGTTACTTCTGGCAGTAAacaatttgatttgatttggtctctctctctttcgTCCGGTCGTCCCTTTTCTAATCTAAGATAGACAGCTGCTGGTTCAACGTAGATTTGTTTTATTGTTGCCGTCGCCGGTCTGTCGTGCGGTGGGCAGGGTGACGCATGATTTGTGTTGAGATTTTTAATGGAGtgatagttagaaaaattataaGATAGATGAAAAAATTAATAGATGAGTGATTATAAGGTATGAGAGATAAATTATCAAGATAAACTATACGTACTTTTCCCTGAACCCAACAGTGCACATGGGAGGGAAGGTCGGTGTCGAGGACGGATCTGCGAGGACTACGGGGTGCCGAGCGGTGGTTCACATCGATCGACAGTTGATTCACGTGCAAATGCCGTCTCAGTTCGCATCTTCATACAATAATGCTCTTAATTCTCGCCAAGCTATGCTCGGTTGGTAAGTCATCAGGTGTGCGACGAGCCCGTTCGCATTCGAGCTTGGCCGACGCGGGTGCTCACCTTCTTCTTAGCGAGTATCCGGGAAGCTCCCCCGTAAAAATCTCGCCAAACTCGCCTCAACTAACACCAAGAGAAATGTGATTTGCACGTCCACATTGACATTCCAGGGTACATGCTACTCGACAGGTATCTACCGATTCAACTTGTGCTGCTCACCTACCATTTTCCATTGTCCATATAATCCTCGCCCTTTCCATTAAACCGGCAGGAGAAAATGATGAAACTTTGGACAGAGAGGACATTGACATTCACGGAGCGACGATAGTCCAACAGATGCCAACAAGAAGCTTTACACATCGCGACAACGACACACAATTTACACGCATCAGTGAACAACACAACGCCACCGGTCTTGTGGCAGCAATAGTTCAGCTCAAGAATAGACCAATCCTGAGACAAACCAACAAACTCAGCTTACATGGCTTGCATATCAAAATTATTGACGGAAGACGTACTTGATTTCAAACATAGGTATCCGGCTGCAACATTACGTACATGCTCATAGTTTATAAGTGCCAGATGATTCAACAAGAGATGATCCCAGACCAATAAGATTGACTAGCGTACGATCCACCGCGCTAGGCTCTACAATGATGCAACTCAACTGGTAATAATACCCCCTAATTATTAGTACACATAAGGTAGGATCCTCCATGGCACAAGCTTGCAGTATTCTGCCCAGATATCCTTGTACTTCTGCGAGCACCGTGCTTCATCTCTTCTTTCCCTCCATATCAGTAGAATGAGCAGGTAGGTGGGGTAGAAGTATGGAATCACAGAACTGGAGCAACGGATTAAAGTTATTATTATTAATACAAGAAGCTTCATTGGAAAACAATTACTAGTATGTCAGAAGATCAGTCACCTGGCACCACAGGGCAAGCTGAATGAAAGAGCCAGCAGTAGATCTCCTAGGTAATTACAGTGCCTTGCAATGCCCCTGTGTTGGACGATGAGAAACTTAGTTGTTTTACATTCAAAATAACACTTAACATGGTCGATCACTCGCAAGAGAGAAGGGAACATTCAAAGTCTCAACAACTGAAAGATAAACGATAAAGGTACTGGTGCACCACTTGCAGAACTTGATTTGGCTGTGATAAGCACCATTTAGGTTCACTATGTTCTAAATCTACAATAGTTTTTCATAACGATTGTATTGGCTGCTGACCTACATTTTGCTTCTCTGACTTTTCCTTACTTCAACTCATCACAAACAACTAAACCTTTAGACATGTGGCTCTTGGTTTTTTCTACTCTATGAATAGGAAAATAGGCTACTACTGGAACAATGTTGAAATAATCAAAAGCAAGCACCTCTGAAGTCTgaagaaaatatataaatattatgtgTTAACAAAGGGGACATTAACATGCACAAGTTCCACAGGATGCATGCGTTCTTACCAGTAGCCAGATGCAAGTAGCTTTCCCCCAACAACTTTGGGAGGTTTACCCCATATAAGAGCTTTAGGGTCCTTCTTGAACACATGTTTTTGTTTGTTAGCTCCTCTGAACACTAGATAGCTGTGTGCCACATGATATAAAACAAGGTGAACGAAATTAGAATGCAAGAAACAGGATGTAATAACAGGCACTGGAGACACAGCAAGAGTACCCAATTAGAAAAATGAAGCAGTTAGCTACAGAAGCCAAGAGGGGCAGCTCCACTTTGTTTCTCAAAAGCCACCAACCCTGACCAACAAGTCACAAAAATTGCTGAATAGTTTAACTGTCAACCTACTGATTTAATGTAAGAAACATCAATGATTTTTCATGATCATGTAAATGCAATAAATCTGAAAATTGAGACATACATAAATCAAATTGATGTTAGGGAAGGATACTCTCTGTAAGGTATTCAATAGCACCATGGGTCACCATTTGCAACAGTGAAATGTAAATAAAATGTATACCTGAAGAGTGAAAGTGAAAGGAATGAAAACTAGATCACCAAACACCAGCATGAAACCCAGCCTTTCAGCAATAATGTCCCACCTGGAAATAGCAATGAAGAAAATAAGAGGAAATGAATGATGATAAAGTACGAACCTTCATTCTTCCCACAAGAGATCCCAACATATTTTATTCAGGCATACTATATTGCATCTTAAATCTATTTATTACTACAGCCTGACAGGGCGTCATACTTACGTTGAAGTCATGAACTCTTCATGGACGAAGTAATCTATAATATACCACTACATGAAAAAACATAATTAATTTCACAAATAATGGGTTAGAAGATGATTGAATAAGAAGATGGTCATGTCCAATACCGCGCAAAAGAATTGGTAGAGAATGACCGAAAGGTTGACTGAATCAGCCAGGTAGCTCTTTGCAAACAGAGAGAGGTTGATAAATAACCATGCCATCATTCCAGCCCTCACGAAAAAGAATCTGCAATGATCGAAAACATAATTGTTATGAACATTCTATTTGCCTCCAGCTATATGTGGTGTCAGTGATAAACAATACAATATACTGCACCAGAAAGGAAACAGTTGTAAGAGTTGGATTCATAATTTACAGACAACACTAACTTGCATTCACGGTAATTGCCACTACATATTAGCAATTTTCTGTGTACCTGAAATTACCAAAACTTGACTATCTTTCTCTATCTTATCTGATTTCCGATCATTCACTTCAAGAAGCAGCTCTACTATTAAATAAAGCAGGTGAGGAGACAATAATGAAACACTAGGCCAATATGCAATTTCTTAAAGGTGGAAAATCTCAAGAATGATAGTGTGAAGTTAAACTTGACTTTCAGCAGATTCCCAACGATCTTGGAGAGATTATTCACGGAGCAGCAGTTTTGCCTCTTTTCCAGCTAATCAGGAGCATAATAAACAATCACTAACCATTCCATTCAATCTATTGATGACAGCATTCTGGGGCCTATCAATTTTTCATACGGTCAaacagtgttttttttttggagaaaccAAAGGGTCAAACAGATCAGCAGCAAATCGTATAAGCAGTAGTTACACCAATCAACCCATAAAAAAATTCTCTCGGCAACCTTGTTCCTATGTCAATATTTCTAAACAGCAGCGTATCATAGATTaagcaaaaacaaaagataTAAATTGCCCACATACTTGAGATCAACTCCCATGAAATGAGGATTAAGCTGCACTCCCAACCACCTGTTGAACAAAGTGATCAACATGACAAGTATCAGTATAAACTAAAAGATAAatgcaaacatatatagtaAGTATTTTCCTATGTATTCGTAGAGAAAAATGTAAGACATGAGAAACAAAAGTTTATGTCCGCTTGATCTTTCAATATTGACAAGAGGAtttataaacaaaaaaaaaaatcaagtgtaAAAACAAGGAAgtcatcttttttttatatatatattatagacACAATATAGAGTTTCCTAGAAGTACCAATCTTGTATGAAGCTCCCACTAACATGTGGTTTCAAAGAAGAACTTTTATGGCGGGACTTTAAGCCGGCAAAATAGAGTGCGAAAGAGACCTGAAATCAAAGAGCGACAAATGAGAACAAATCAAATAGTTTTCAATGTTTAATTTGTGACCAGATGTTATTATGTAATGCATGCTAAAAAATGAATGGTGCTGACCATTTTTTTGCTGGCGTTTCATAAATGAGCAGACTAGtggaaatattttattcatgtttgtCATCTCAAAACATTTTCTTGTGAATTACTAGCTAAATATTTTATTCAACATGTCCTTGATGGCCCAGCTCTAAAGATCACACTCTCTAGCACTCACACGGTGGTTTTGCACTATGAGGATGAGGCTAACGGAAGAACACAAGTCACTTGCGCACAAGAACCAGGGGTACAGACAAGGAGTTTTTTTGTGGCTCTGCACACCAGCGCCCTCTTTTTCACTTCACTTTCACCACACACTCCTTAACA
It encodes:
- the LOC133902225 gene encoding arogenate dehydratase/prephenate dehydratase 6, chloroplastic-like, whose amino-acid sequence is MEAAAAPTPAVLDAFFVTPRHQQIRPTAAGCRSARLQPARPPCASPFGRADWQTTCAILASNTTSASDVSSRKSQPAPRVNGHKPPPLPPLEAEKSPLPAELDLAPVSNLPRPLSISDLSPAPMHGSQLRVAYQGVPGAYSEAAAAKAYPGCDAIPCDQFEVAFQAVELWIADRAVLPVENSLGGSIHRNYDLLLRHRLHIVGEVQLPVHHCLLALPGVRKELLTRVISHPQALAQCELTLNAMGLNVAREAFDDAAGAAEHVAAAALRDTAAIASQRVAELYGLQVLADGIQDDAGNVTRFVMLAREPIIPRTDRPFKTSIVFAHNREGTSILFKVLSAFAFRDISLTKIESRPHRHRPIRLVDDANVGTAKHFEYMFYVDFQASMADVRAQNALAEIQEFTSFLRVLGSYPMDMTSWDTAPSSSRMPKDIDNSRSHQ
- the LOC133902433 gene encoding delta(14)-sterol reductase-like, translated to MGTAAAVLDLVALVPSWSAVVVLLAYLGYLADAGALLPGKLVAGAVLPDSSRLHYRCNGLLSLLLLLGLIAMGVYMEWMSPTVVADRGLELLSATFIFSVLVSFALYFAGLKSRHKSSSLKPHVSGSFIQDWWLGVQLNPHFMGVDLKFFFVRAGMMAWLFINLSLFAKSYLADSVNLSVILYQFFCAWYIIDYFVHEEFMTSTWDIIAERLGFMLVFGDLVFIPFTFTLQGWWLLRNKVELPLLASVANCFIFLIGYLVFRGANKQKHVFKKDPKALIWGKPPKVVGGKLLASGYWGIARHCNYLGDLLLALSFSLPCGASSVIPYFYPTYLLILLIWRERRDEARCSQKYKDIWAEYCKLVPWRILPYVY